In one Echinicola marina genomic region, the following are encoded:
- the istB gene encoding IS21-like element helper ATPase IstB, producing MNSNQTVEKLRQMRLSAMADLHHQHIGSNRFADFTADEYIALLADHEWEDRQHKKTARLIKKAAFKQKASVADIDYSHNRNLDRNMFSRLAGLGFVYKKENIIITGPSGVGKSYLVQALGNQACLMGYRTVYSSTSRLLSKLKLSKADGTYLRELRKLQNTDVLILDDFGLQAFDATAREIVLDIIDDRFTEKSTLVSSQLPVSTWYDIIGEGTIADAILDRLVNSSHRIDLKGESLRKGILKNE from the coding sequence ATGAACAGTAACCAGACAGTAGAAAAACTCAGGCAGATGAGGCTCAGCGCCATGGCAGATCTCCACCACCAGCACATCGGCAGCAACAGGTTCGCCGACTTTACCGCCGATGAATACATCGCCCTGCTGGCAGACCACGAATGGGAAGACCGGCAGCACAAGAAAACGGCCAGGTTGATAAAAAAGGCCGCCTTCAAACAGAAAGCATCCGTTGCCGATATCGATTACAGCCATAACAGGAACCTTGACAGGAATATGTTCTCAAGGCTTGCAGGGCTTGGCTTCGTGTACAAAAAAGAAAATATCATCATTACCGGACCTTCTGGGGTGGGCAAAAGCTATCTGGTACAGGCCTTGGGAAACCAGGCCTGCCTAATGGGATACAGGACAGTATACAGCAGCACCTCAAGGCTGCTGTCAAAACTCAAGCTCTCCAAAGCCGACGGAACATACCTCAGGGAACTGAGGAAACTCCAGAATACGGATGTACTCATCCTAGATGACTTTGGGCTACAGGCTTTTGATGCGACGGCAAGGGAAATCGTTTTGGACATCATTGATGACCGGTTTACCGAAAAATCAACCCTTGTATCCTCCCAGCTGCCGGTATCCACATGGTACGATATCATAGGGGAAGGAACCATCGCAGACGCCATCCTGGACAGACTGGTAAACTCTTCCCATAGAATAGACCTTAAAGGAGAATCTTTAAGAAAGGGAATCTTGAAAAATGAATAA
- the istA gene encoding IS21 family transposase, giving the protein MANVLDPMDIKQIFSLHRDGLSNRKIGAVLGISRNTVNQYISWLAASDYEVDEILSLTDTKLRELFPSRTTIKNDRFDALMRYFERGKAARNHPGFTFLHHYQEYRQLVDSPYSYTQFMEHYHRKYPNAGGSMKLEHLPAHEVFIDFAGTRMEVVDRDTGEVKKAEVFVAVLPFSLYTYVEACWSQKRGDLVHCMNNMMWFYGGVPKAVVSDNLKSAVTRASKYEPEINRSLKDFARHYNCVINPTRAYSPQDKALVENAVQLSYQRIYYPLREMTFFSIDELNGEIRRLLENYNNMLFQRKEASRRELFQSMERECLKTLPTGLYQLRDYTRAKVQKIGYVYFSPDKSYYSVPYRYIGKSTQIHYTRDIVEVYHCHERIALHKRNPSKGCYNTNREHLSSTHKKYLDWSPDHFRKLAAPLGANVATCISELFIGSDYPETAYKRAQGIIKLAKLYGSERLDSACGRAIYARAISYRRIKNILENNLDRVAPEELDKKESHIPDHENIRGASTYQ; this is encoded by the coding sequence ATGGCCAACGTACTTGATCCCATGGATATAAAGCAGATTTTCAGTTTACACAGGGACGGGCTCAGCAACCGAAAGATAGGAGCCGTGCTGGGGATTTCCCGCAATACGGTAAACCAGTATATCTCCTGGCTTGCAGCCTCGGACTACGAAGTGGATGAGATCCTGTCCCTTACCGACACCAAATTGAGGGAGCTGTTCCCTTCCCGCACCACCATAAAGAATGACAGGTTTGATGCCCTGATGCGTTATTTTGAACGGGGAAAAGCAGCTAGAAACCATCCGGGATTTACCTTTCTGCACCATTATCAGGAGTACAGGCAGCTTGTGGACAGCCCCTACAGCTATACACAGTTCATGGAGCATTACCATAGAAAATATCCCAATGCAGGGGGCTCCATGAAGCTTGAACACCTTCCCGCCCATGAGGTGTTCATCGATTTTGCGGGCACAAGGATGGAGGTCGTGGACCGTGATACAGGCGAAGTGAAAAAGGCGGAAGTCTTTGTGGCCGTGCTTCCCTTCAGCCTGTATACCTATGTAGAGGCATGTTGGAGCCAGAAACGTGGGGACCTTGTCCACTGCATGAACAACATGATGTGGTTTTATGGGGGCGTTCCCAAGGCCGTGGTCTCTGACAACCTAAAATCGGCCGTCACCCGGGCAAGTAAATATGAACCCGAGATCAACCGTTCCCTTAAGGATTTTGCAAGGCACTATAACTGTGTCATCAATCCCACCAGGGCATACAGCCCACAGGACAAGGCGCTGGTGGAGAATGCAGTACAGCTCAGTTACCAGCGCATATACTATCCCCTTCGGGAGATGACCTTTTTTTCGATCGATGAGCTGAACGGCGAGATAAGAAGGCTGTTGGAAAACTACAACAACATGCTCTTCCAGAGAAAGGAAGCCAGCAGAAGGGAGCTTTTCCAGTCCATGGAAAGGGAATGCCTCAAAACCCTTCCCACAGGTTTATACCAGCTCAGGGACTATACAAGGGCAAAGGTCCAGAAGATAGGCTATGTTTACTTCTCCCCGGACAAAAGTTATTACAGCGTCCCTTACAGGTATATCGGAAAGTCCACCCAGATCCATTATACAAGGGACATCGTGGAAGTCTACCATTGCCATGAAAGGATAGCCCTTCACAAAAGGAACCCGTCAAAGGGCTGCTATAACACCAACAGGGAACACCTCAGCAGCACGCACAAAAAATACCTTGACTGGAGCCCTGACCACTTCAGGAAGCTGGCAGCTCCCCTGGGGGCCAATGTGGCCACATGTATCAGTGAGCTTTTTATCGGATCGGACTACCCGGAAACGGCCTACAAAAGGGCACAGGGCATCATAAAGCTTGCCAAGCTTTACGGCAGCGAAAGGCTGGACTCCGCTTGCGGAAGGGCCATATATGCCAGGGCAATATCCTACCGCAGGATAAAGAACATACTCGAAAACAACCTTGACAGGGTCGCCCCGGAAGAGCTGGACAAAAAGGAATCCCACATTCCCGACCACGAAAACATCCGGGGCGCATCCACTTACCAATAA
- a CDS encoding Shedu immune nuclease family protein: MAVTEPIREEKEIKKTATVIVYEFVDSDKKIKKISKEQYRRKDLVVHYPWGFDGKDKYPNVKKILYEGFDGKLPVGTVKAATFGYGLNSKLKPVGEYIGKELKVSTIRVIKKGSPKLDSIKKEITLTEANLRNLYDIFSAKLDQQSQDRANLAQQSLKNIFPKDIDDVEFKYVKNSIAETISTWGSSIDEFSDNDKASIKDMFDKLSVTDDFLSTETLLDTKKKLDAKYIEDVISEYKSLMDRTADSEATEKKWQEFLNKHNWIFSHIFSFPIILFQDEAYVGGKNLSNKNGKLNDFLVKNNLTENVAFIEIKTHKTELVKKGKPYRGTDVYGLSDDLSGGISQVLNQRDNFQKHYSVIKMESEEPFETYNSKCVVLMGEIKELDKKQLRSFELIRSNSKDVEILTFDELLDRIESLQKLIQGKVKPKRAKNK, from the coding sequence ATGGCAGTAACAGAACCGATAAGAGAGGAAAAAGAAATTAAGAAAACTGCAACAGTTATTGTTTATGAATTTGTAGATTCTGATAAGAAGATTAAAAAAATTAGTAAAGAACAATACCGCAGAAAAGATTTGGTGGTGCATTATCCTTGGGGATTCGACGGGAAAGATAAGTACCCTAATGTTAAGAAAATATTGTATGAGGGTTTTGATGGAAAACTTCCTGTAGGTACAGTAAAAGCAGCAACTTTTGGTTATGGTTTAAATAGTAAATTGAAGCCAGTTGGAGAGTATATAGGTAAAGAGTTGAAAGTATCAACTATAAGGGTAATTAAAAAGGGTTCTCCTAAACTTGATTCAATAAAAAAAGAAATTACTCTCACTGAAGCTAACTTGCGAAACCTTTATGATATTTTCTCGGCAAAACTTGACCAGCAATCTCAGGATAGAGCAAATTTAGCTCAGCAATCATTAAAAAATATTTTTCCAAAAGATATCGATGATGTTGAGTTTAAGTATGTGAAAAATTCAATAGCAGAAACAATTTCAACATGGGGAAGCTCAATTGATGAGTTTTCTGATAACGACAAGGCTTCTATCAAAGATATGTTTGATAAATTATCAGTTACAGATGACTTTCTGTCCACTGAAACATTGTTGGATACTAAGAAAAAATTGGATGCAAAGTATATCGAAGATGTTATATCTGAGTATAAAAGTTTGATGGATAGAACTGCGGATTCAGAAGCTACTGAGAAAAAATGGCAAGAATTTCTTAACAAACACAATTGGATTTTTTCACATATATTCTCATTCCCTATTATTTTATTTCAAGATGAAGCTTATGTTGGTGGAAAGAATCTTTCAAACAAAAATGGAAAATTGAATGACTTTTTAGTAAAAAACAATTTAACTGAAAATGTTGCTTTCATTGAGATAAAGACACATAAAACCGAATTGGTTAAGAAAGGTAAGCCTTATAGAGGAACAGATGTCTATGGGTTAAGTGATGACTTATCAGGAGGTATTTCACAGGTTCTTAACCAAAGGGACAATTTTCAAAAACATTATTCTGTTATAAAAATGGAATCTGAAGAACCATTTGAAACTTACAATTCAAAGTGTGTTGTTTTGATGGGGGAAATTAAAGAACTAGATAAGAAACAACTAAGGTCTTTTGAACTTATCCGAAGTAACAGTAAAGATGTTGAAATATTAACATTCGATGAGTTACTAGATAGAATTGAAAGCCTTCAGAAGTTGATTCAAGGTAAAGTAAAGCCAAAACGAGCTAAGAATAAATAA
- a CDS encoding helix-turn-helix domain-containing protein encodes MKEENGSEFTVLENKNIGRNFSAFRKLRDKKALEVADYLGMSEANYTKYERGENKITIDLIQQVAEFLKVDPLQMIAAQPGHVIEHLTNSNITFGGKISANYADKNQTEVMLKMMETMMQMNDAIKKILEDKK; translated from the coding sequence ATGAAGGAGGAAAATGGAAGCGAGTTTACTGTACTCGAGAACAAGAATATAGGTAGAAACTTTTCTGCTTTTCGTAAACTAAGGGACAAGAAAGCCTTGGAGGTAGCTGACTATTTAGGTATGTCAGAAGCCAACTATACTAAATATGAGCGGGGTGAGAATAAAATTACGATTGATCTTATTCAACAAGTAGCTGAATTTTTAAAGGTAGATCCACTTCAAATGATAGCCGCTCAGCCTGGTCATGTGATAGAGCATCTTACTAATTCTAACATTACATTTGGTGGGAAAATTAGTGCAAATTATGCCGATAAGAACCAAACAGAGGTGATGCTGAAAATGATGGAGACTATGATGCAAATGAATGATGCTATCAAGAAGATTTTAGAGGATAAGAAGTAA
- a CDS encoding TlpA family protein disulfide reductase, whose translation MKKTTFTCFLAYLCLFGSNLYGNQLEVAGTPPAGAVGDTVSLQVKELKVGEQMPDLLVKNVINHPEGEIQLSDYRGKLLILDFWATWCAPCVKGFPKMDSLRREFEGKLEVLPVTYQDQEEVDKLFSRLKVLKDIKMPMAVSDNTLRQLFPHRTLPHYVWIDPKGKVMAFTSKESVVRDSIRQVLEGVKELESKSAPKALFKRNELLFFGNRGFDEDKRILLQSVFMPYIEGMPAMYKVTGESDKSWMRIFLTNSDLPTYFGLAYGAGKVDFNRNRRILEVKEPDLLKYNADLDNYDEWKLDHRFCYELIVSPQYPGQEYDIMKTDLDRMFPEYRAAVEMRDTEVLALVRTDTTIDLRTDGGERKIEMDAFGLELNNERIGLLPYHWRFHLQLMRIPIVDDTGIDYKVDIKLEGKMNNLESIRKTLAPYGLDLVKKVMPIKMLVIRDRPQGH comes from the coding sequence ATGAAAAAAACAACGTTCACATGCTTCCTAGCATACCTATGCCTTTTCGGAAGCAACTTATATGGAAACCAATTGGAAGTTGCAGGCACCCCACCTGCGGGGGCGGTAGGCGATACCGTCTCCCTGCAGGTGAAGGAACTTAAGGTGGGTGAGCAGATGCCTGACTTATTGGTAAAAAATGTCATCAACCATCCTGAAGGGGAAATACAATTGTCAGATTACCGGGGCAAGCTGCTGATCCTGGACTTTTGGGCCACCTGGTGTGCGCCATGTGTGAAGGGCTTTCCGAAGATGGATAGCTTACGGCGGGAGTTTGAGGGAAAGCTGGAAGTCCTGCCAGTAACCTATCAAGATCAGGAGGAAGTGGACAAGCTCTTTTCACGACTGAAGGTGCTGAAGGATATCAAAATGCCCATGGCCGTTTCAGATAATACCTTACGACAGCTATTTCCGCACAGGACCTTGCCCCACTATGTATGGATAGATCCTAAGGGTAAGGTAATGGCCTTTACCTCTAAGGAATCTGTTGTTCGGGACAGTATCAGACAAGTTTTGGAGGGAGTAAAAGAATTGGAAAGCAAATCAGCTCCCAAGGCCCTTTTTAAAAGGAATGAACTGCTGTTTTTCGGGAACAGAGGATTTGATGAGGACAAGCGGATTCTACTGCAGTCGGTTTTTATGCCCTATATCGAGGGCATGCCGGCGATGTACAAGGTCACGGGGGAATCCGATAAAAGCTGGATGCGCATCTTCCTGACCAATTCCGACCTGCCCACCTATTTCGGGCTTGCCTATGGTGCGGGGAAGGTGGACTTCAACCGCAATCGAAGGATTTTGGAAGTAAAGGAACCGGACTTGCTAAAATACAATGCCGATCTGGACAATTATGATGAATGGAAGCTGGACCATCGTTTCTGCTATGAGCTTATCGTTTCGCCCCAATACCCTGGGCAGGAATATGATATCATGAAAACCGACCTGGATAGGATGTTCCCAGAATACCGGGCAGCTGTGGAGATGAGGGATACCGAGGTATTGGCCTTGGTGCGGACGGATACAACCATCGACCTGAGAACAGATGGTGGAGAAAGAAAGATAGAAATGGACGCTTTTGGACTCGAGCTGAACAATGAGAGAATAGGTCTGCTCCCCTATCACTGGCGTTTCCATCTTCAGCTCATGAGGATTCCCATAGTGGATGATACGGGGATTGATTATAAGGTGGATATTAAGTTGGAGGGCAAGATGAATAACCTTGAAAGCATCAGGAAGACCCTTGCCCCATACGGATTGGACCTAGTCAAAAAGGTCATGCCCATCAAGATGCTGGTCATCAGGGATCGTCCTCAAGGCCATTGA
- a CDS encoding SusC/RagA family TonB-linked outer membrane protein, with product MKRILPWMICLLWSGMAMAQETYILKGKVLDHRDVPLIGATIQIADSGKGTVTDEYGDFSLQVAKSELRIVFSYLGYQRQSRDISLPLEEELIVKLEKEAMGLDGVEVVSTGYQQISKERATGSFVHLDSSLIDRPVSTSILERLGDVTPGLIFNRNGPASDALSIRGRSTLFANSSPLIIVDGFPYDGPIENINPNDVESINVLRDAAAASIWGVKAGNGVIVISTKSGQVGAKPRVSLNSNITIGEVFDPYYQPQMSVNDFINTELMLFDRRFYNSKENTPRKTALSPVVETLIAARDGEIDQSEADARIAAFRNQDLREAYLRDFYRKSINQQYALNISGGSERQSYFLTAGWDKNQETVVGRGMKRFTLGGKQEIKLLKDRLNLSTGIYFTKTHKDRNGLAYGELKQSSNDVLAPYVQFRDENGNPMAITKDYRGGFLDGAEAEGLLDWRYNPLQDIHEQSDILKGRDIRMNLGLDYKIIKGLNAQVSYQYWTNEQEVKQHYGAKSYYARDWVNQYTQVDEEGNLTRIIPEGGILDRSQYSSFSHNGRAQLNYETDWEQGDWVSIAGAEVKSFESSSLGTRFYGYNDRVGNIAQMDYVNPYPVYYFPSASLRIPNGDHVGSTVDRYLSYYLNSAYTHQGKYTLSVSGRKDTSNLFGVDANQKGVPLWSLGAAWILSEDDFYPMKDWLPYAKLRFTYGYNGNIDKRVSAYTTAIRNGNSNITGLPKGIILNPPNPSLSWERIKIVNLGLDWATKDDRFSGTVEYYIKNGLDLIGDIPYAPSSGITEFRGNTASTQTHGLDFNISASVIRGAFQWRINHFHSWIKERVGDYELVGPVNQYLSLGMGGDHDLPIPLSGKPLYAIYSYAWAGLDPDTGDPLGYLDGEASNDYRGIITGATPESLIYHGPSRPSHFGALRNDFSWQGWNLSFNISYRLGYYYRRNSVRYASVLNAQGGHGDFALRWQNPGDETSTHVPSMPDRLNANRDNFYSFSSVLVEKGDHIRLQDIRLGYTFDQRTSPKLPFQRMGLYAYANNLGIIWKAAKDDPLDPDFRTAKPLKSIALGVKIDF from the coding sequence ATGAAAAGGATTTTACCATGGATGATTTGTTTGCTTTGGTCCGGAATGGCCATGGCACAGGAGACCTATATCCTCAAGGGGAAGGTCTTGGACCATCGGGATGTACCGTTGATTGGGGCGACCATACAGATAGCGGATAGTGGAAAGGGAACGGTGACAGATGAATACGGGGATTTTTCACTTCAGGTAGCTAAATCTGAGCTCCGCATAGTATTCAGCTATTTGGGCTACCAAAGACAAAGCAGGGACATTAGCCTACCCCTGGAGGAGGAGCTGATCGTAAAACTGGAAAAAGAAGCAATGGGTCTGGATGGCGTAGAAGTGGTCTCCACAGGTTACCAGCAAATTTCTAAGGAGCGGGCAACGGGTTCCTTTGTCCATCTGGATAGCAGCCTGATCGACCGTCCGGTTAGCACTAGCATTCTTGAACGGCTTGGGGATGTGACGCCGGGACTGATATTTAACCGAAATGGCCCCGCTTCGGATGCACTTTCCATCCGTGGAAGGAGTACCTTATTTGCCAATTCCAGCCCATTGATCATAGTGGATGGCTTTCCCTATGATGGCCCAATAGAAAACATCAATCCCAATGATGTGGAAAGCATCAATGTACTCAGGGATGCAGCTGCCGCTTCCATCTGGGGAGTAAAGGCCGGCAATGGAGTGATCGTGATCAGCACCAAAAGTGGGCAGGTAGGCGCAAAGCCCAGGGTGTCCCTTAACAGCAATATTACAATCGGAGAAGTCTTTGATCCTTATTACCAACCCCAGATGTCGGTAAATGATTTTATCAATACCGAGCTGATGCTTTTTGACAGGCGATTTTATAATTCCAAAGAAAACACGCCCAGAAAAACAGCGCTAAGTCCTGTAGTGGAAACCTTGATTGCTGCAAGGGATGGGGAGATCGACCAGTCCGAAGCGGACGCCCGCATAGCTGCATTTAGGAATCAGGATCTGCGGGAGGCATATTTAAGGGATTTTTACCGAAAAAGCATCAATCAACAATACGCCCTGAATATCTCCGGTGGCAGCGAAAGGCAAAGCTATTTCCTGACAGCAGGATGGGACAAGAACCAGGAAACAGTGGTTGGCCGTGGAATGAAACGCTTTACCCTGGGAGGCAAGCAGGAAATCAAGCTCCTAAAAGATCGGCTAAACCTAAGCACAGGTATCTACTTCACCAAAACCCATAAAGACCGCAATGGGCTGGCCTATGGTGAACTCAAGCAATCCAGCAATGATGTGCTGGCCCCTTATGTGCAGTTCAGGGATGAAAATGGTAATCCTATGGCCATCACCAAGGACTACCGGGGTGGATTTTTGGATGGTGCTGAAGCTGAAGGTCTGCTGGACTGGCGCTATAATCCCTTGCAGGACATCCATGAGCAATCCGATATTCTGAAGGGCAGGGATATCCGTATGAACCTTGGATTGGATTATAAAATCATCAAAGGCCTGAATGCCCAAGTATCCTACCAGTACTGGACCAATGAGCAGGAAGTTAAACAGCACTATGGCGCGAAAAGTTATTATGCCCGTGACTGGGTCAACCAGTACACACAGGTGGATGAAGAGGGAAACCTTACCCGCATCATTCCTGAGGGCGGGATTTTGGACCGTTCCCAATATTCAAGCTTTTCACATAACGGACGGGCGCAGCTGAACTATGAAACGGACTGGGAGCAAGGGGACTGGGTGTCCATAGCAGGGGCAGAAGTGAAGTCCTTTGAAAGTTCCAGTCTTGGTACCCGCTTTTATGGCTATAATGATCGGGTGGGCAATATTGCCCAGATGGACTATGTCAATCCCTATCCCGTGTATTATTTTCCCTCTGCCTCCTTACGCATTCCAAATGGGGACCACGTGGGCAGTACAGTGGACCGCTACCTTAGCTATTACCTGAACTCTGCCTATACCCATCAGGGGAAATATACCCTTTCGGTAAGTGGCAGGAAGGATACCTCCAACCTCTTTGGGGTGGATGCCAATCAAAAGGGTGTACCACTTTGGTCCCTTGGGGCTGCATGGATATTGAGTGAGGATGATTTCTATCCCATGAAAGATTGGCTGCCCTATGCCAAGCTGAGATTTACCTATGGCTATAATGGCAATATAGACAAGCGGGTCTCTGCCTATACCACGGCCATAAGGAACGGTAACAGCAATATTACAGGTCTGCCAAAAGGAATCATCCTCAACCCGCCCAATCCATCATTGAGTTGGGAGCGCATTAAGATTGTCAACCTGGGGCTGGACTGGGCCACCAAGGATGACCGGTTTTCTGGAACGGTGGAATACTATATCAAAAATGGGCTGGACCTGATCGGGGATATTCCTTATGCGCCAAGCTCTGGAATTACGGAGTTTAGAGGAAACACAGCCAGCACACAAACACATGGCCTGGATTTTAATATCAGTGCTTCAGTGATCAGGGGAGCTTTCCAGTGGCGGATCAATCATTTCCATTCTTGGATCAAGGAAAGGGTCGGTGATTATGAGTTGGTGGGCCCTGTGAACCAATACCTTTCATTAGGAATGGGCGGAGATCATGATTTGCCCATACCACTTAGTGGAAAACCGCTCTATGCTATTTATAGCTATGCTTGGGCAGGACTGGACCCCGATACCGGAGACCCCTTGGGCTATCTGGACGGCGAAGCCTCCAATGATTATCGAGGTATCATCACTGGAGCCACCCCTGAAAGCCTGATTTACCATGGACCATCGAGGCCAAGCCATTTTGGTGCACTTAGAAATGATTTCAGTTGGCAAGGCTGGAACCTGTCCTTTAATATCAGTTACCGCTTGGGCTATTATTACAGGAGGAACAGCGTTCGTTATGCCTCCGTCCTCAATGCCCAAGGGGGACATGGGGACTTTGCCCTGCGTTGGCAAAACCCGGGGGATGAAACCAGTACCCACGTACCATCCATGCCGGACAGGTTGAATGCCAATAGGGATAATTTCTATAGTTTTTCTTCGGTGCTGGTAGAGAAAGGGGATCATATTAGGCTACAGGACATCCGCTTGGGCTATACCTTTGACCAAAGGACATCGCCCAAACTGCCCTTCCAAAGAATGGGCCTATATGCCTATGCCAATAACCTGGGGATCATTTGGAAAGCGGCAAAAGATGACCCTTTGGATCCCGATTTCAGAACAGCAAAGCCACTTAAGAGCATTGCTCTGGGAGTGAAAATAGATTTCTAA
- a CDS encoding RagB/SusD family nutrient uptake outer membrane protein — MKNITNPILTIMIISIIHLLSSCQDFLDEKPSTDLVVPDNLEDIQALLDNEYIMNRNSDMGEVASDDYFISKQEWESWNEITRNAHVWADIISPTGRFVSWNALYEQVFYANVALEQLDDIVPDSNEQVDWDRLRGSALFYRSSAFYNLLRIFTMPYHLVNPELGIPLKLSADVNKLVKRSSIEDSYAQVIGDLEAALDLLPSRATIATRPSKQAVYGLLARVYLSMGDYQKVFDYTSLALELGNELMDYTSLEQGNTFGFKRLNEEVVYCSYFSSGSIGYSSDTFILSEIYKSYAAGDLRKSLFFTQPNQDGHVKFRGTYMGNLYLFDGVATDELLLNRAEAAVRLGNNEQALENLNYLLEHRFEAGKFEPIAGISGEVLLERILEERRKELVFRGLRWEDLRRLSGSQYEKTVTRDLDGEIYTLEPGSPKYAYPIPMDELQLNDMKQNPR, encoded by the coding sequence ATGAAAAACATAACTAACCCCATACTCACCATTATGATCATCAGCATCATTCATTTATTGTCTTCCTGTCAGGATTTTCTAGATGAAAAGCCCAGTACCGATTTGGTGGTTCCTGATAACCTCGAAGATATTCAAGCCCTATTGGACAATGAATATATCATGAACAGAAATTCCGATATGGGCGAGGTAGCCTCAGATGATTATTTTATCAGCAAGCAAGAATGGGAAAGCTGGAATGAGATTACCCGTAATGCCCATGTTTGGGCGGATATTATCTCTCCAACAGGCAGGTTTGTTTCTTGGAACGCCCTTTATGAACAGGTTTTTTATGCCAATGTAGCCCTGGAACAACTCGACGATATTGTGCCAGATTCGAATGAGCAAGTGGACTGGGACCGTTTGAGGGGATCTGCTTTATTTTATCGTTCAAGTGCCTTTTACAATCTCCTTAGGATTTTTACCATGCCCTATCATCTGGTAAATCCTGAATTGGGTATCCCTTTAAAATTAAGTGCTGATGTTAATAAACTGGTAAAAAGGTCTTCCATCGAAGATAGCTATGCCCAGGTAATTGGAGATTTGGAAGCGGCATTGGACTTATTGCCTTCAAGGGCGACCATTGCCACCAGACCTTCCAAGCAAGCGGTTTATGGGCTATTGGCAAGGGTTTATCTTTCTATGGGGGATTATCAAAAAGTGTTTGATTACACTTCACTTGCACTTGAACTGGGAAATGAACTGATGGATTATACCAGTTTGGAACAGGGCAATACTTTTGGTTTCAAGAGGCTTAATGAGGAAGTGGTCTATTGCAGTTATTTTTCATCAGGCTCCATTGGTTATTCTTCTGATACTTTTATCCTTTCGGAAATCTATAAAAGTTATGCAGCCGGTGACCTAAGAAAGTCACTGTTCTTTACCCAACCTAATCAGGATGGCCATGTCAAATTCAGGGGAACCTATATGGGTAATCTTTATTTGTTTGATGGAGTGGCCACGGATGAACTTTTGCTAAACAGGGCGGAAGCGGCTGTAAGACTGGGCAATAATGAGCAGGCTTTGGAGAATCTGAACTATCTATTGGAACACCGGTTTGAGGCTGGAAAGTTTGAACCTATAGCAGGGATTTCAGGGGAGGTTTTATTGGAGCGGATATTGGAAGAACGAAGAAAAGAATTGGTGTTTCGTGGATTGCGTTGGGAGGATTTGAGGAGACTGTCAGGTAGTCAATATGAAAAGACAGTCACGAGGGACTTGGATGGGGAAATCTACACTTTAGAACCAGGAAGTCCAAAATATGCCTATCCCATACCCATGGATGAATTGCAGCTGAATGATATGAAACAAAATCCAAGATAG
- a CDS encoding MauE/DoxX family redox-associated membrane protein has protein sequence MVTNKKININWLVFQAAVIAFVVLWTMTGLEKLIGFGEFQDAIQNQTLPVGISRKLAPLIVFLELLFVPFLLFRKTQKWGLLLSILLMTVFSTYIGLVWMGAFPRVPCSCAGFIESMSWSQHLLFNLAFILLGTLGLMMNTEVES, from the coding sequence ATGGTAACTAATAAGAAGATCAATATAAACTGGTTGGTGTTTCAGGCGGCAGTGATTGCATTTGTTGTTTTATGGACAATGACAGGATTGGAAAAGCTGATAGGTTTTGGAGAATTTCAAGATGCCATACAGAACCAGACCCTTCCGGTCGGGATTTCCAGGAAGCTGGCTCCTTTGATAGTTTTCCTCGAACTATTATTTGTTCCTTTCTTACTGTTCAGGAAAACGCAAAAGTGGGGATTGTTGCTATCCATACTGCTGATGACGGTCTTTTCAACTTATATAGGACTTGTGTGGATGGGAGCATTTCCTAGGGTGCCCTGCTCTTGTGCAGGATTTATTGAATCCATGAGTTGGTCTCAGCATTTATTGTTCAACTTGGCTTTTATCCTACTCGGAACGTTAGGATTGATGATGAATACGGAGGTTGAGAGTTAG